Proteins co-encoded in one Papaver somniferum cultivar HN1 chromosome 5, ASM357369v1, whole genome shotgun sequence genomic window:
- the LOC113277304 gene encoding protein TAPETUM DETERMINANT 1-like, with protein sequence MLMLKVNIKFSMIRRISVLTAAFSSVGLLRLLAVILLIRTHHGLITSTTSNSIHHHHLHHQQHPLEQNHHLQQQHKIISTTTTLTICHHRKLLNQKEEEPKIEPNRMWGERCSKSDIVVSQGSTPPLPNGIPTYTVEIMNVCTKGCDISNIHLSCGWFSSARLINPRVFKRIRYNDCILNNGEALINGDSISFQYANTFQYPLTVSSVNC encoded by the exons ATGTTGATGTTGAAGGTGAACATCAAGTTCTCAATGATCAGAAGAATCAGTGTATTAACGGCAGCATTTTCGTCAGTTGGACTACTACGACTCCTGGCAGTTATTCTTCTCATCAGAACTCACCATGGATTAATCACTTCCACAACTTCTAATA gtatccatcatcatcatcttcatcatcaacaacatccaTTGGAACAAAATCATCATTTACAGCAACAACACAAAATTATTTCTACTACTACCACTCTCACGATTTGTCATCATAGAAAGCTTCTGAATCAGA AGGAAGAAGAGCCAAAGATCGAACCCAACAGGATGTGGGGAGAGAGATGTTCAAAGTCAGACATAGTCGTAAGTCAAGGATCAACACCACCATTACCAAACGGCATCCCAACGTACACAGTTGAGATCATGAACGTGTGCACCAAAGGCTGTGATATATCAAACATTCATCTCAGTTGCGGGTGGTTTAGTTCCGCCCGTCTGATCAATCCTAGGGTTTTTAAACGCATTAGGTATAATGACTGCATCCTTAACAATGGTGAAGCTTTGATCAACGGGGATAGCATTTCATTTCAATATGCCAACACATTTCAATATCCTCTCACTGTTTCTTCAGTCAACTGCTAg